One genomic segment of Gemmatimonas aurantiaca includes these proteins:
- a CDS encoding molybdopterin-dependent oxidoreductase, producing the protein MTTEAGTGVKRREFLKILGATGATTAVVGCSSEKVGKLIPYVTSPDNTVPGVSQYYATSCRECAAACGVLAEVRDGRPIKLEGNPDHPLNRGAICATGLSAIQGVYNPDRYRSPMVREGNALKPTTWDKAYELLAQKLGEVKSKGQAGNVVFINQHETGTFPGFLDQWLKEQGMPAHLSVDSTAPIATIAANQKAYGAAWPALDFGAAKLVVSFGADFLDSWGHSVPQQLDWADARGKLDSAPRLVYIGARRSLTGLNADQWIAAKPGSEMAICAALTGAGTAAAAADAANVPVATIEALVKAVADAGNGIMALCGVSGNDAVECGVMVADINKKGGAVGNTIKPAKAHGAYTGLASYADLAAAVKNMDAGAVPLAFVRGANPAHTMPKSAGFAAAFAKVAFKVSFSSMPDETAQMADLVLPDNHWLESWGDAVGETGQISLQQPTLDSVFDTRATADVLIDLAKKDQALAAKYNVANFRSWYISKFPGGASAFATALTKASIAGAPLVATTTRTLGTTASPVNAGAGEYFVQVYPSSTLGDGAGANKPWLQELPDPVTKIAWQSWIEVHPSTAKKLGIKEGSHLTVETAAGKVTAPAYIYMGVRADTVAIALGQGHTAYGRFAQNIGVNAYDLVSHGWDSAGGLAIGEVKGKVTVGADTSPLVTTEGSARQHGRGIAQAMTLAALLGQESEDEHGHHAIPGLPSQDFRTGLKAPVAADAQGEYANPLSKDQGMYSADHSSKMESRRWAMTIDLARCTGCSACVTACYSENNIPTVGAPYQGRALSPLTWDERPGANIIKGREMAWLRVERYYEGNENTENEFSPDFETRFVMMMCQHCGNAPCEPVCPVYATYHSPDGLNVQVYNRCVGTRYCSNNCPYKVRYFNWFGYGEPERRQYAWPEPMHWGLNPDVTVRGKGVMEKCSFCVQRIREAEHRAKAEERDLAPDEFTVACAQACASRAIIFGDAADENWTVSKLAYDRRAYHVFEELNAYTAVVYLKKVNYPAPAAPATA; encoded by the coding sequence ATGACCACAGAAGCGGGGACCGGCGTCAAGCGCCGCGAGTTCCTCAAGATCCTCGGCGCCACCGGCGCCACGACGGCGGTGGTCGGCTGCTCCTCCGAAAAGGTGGGCAAGCTGATCCCGTACGTCACGTCGCCCGACAACACCGTCCCTGGCGTGTCGCAGTACTACGCCACGAGCTGCCGCGAATGTGCAGCCGCGTGCGGTGTCCTGGCTGAAGTGCGCGATGGCCGTCCGATCAAGCTGGAAGGCAATCCCGATCATCCGCTCAACCGCGGCGCCATCTGCGCGACCGGTCTGTCGGCGATTCAGGGGGTGTACAATCCCGATCGGTATCGCTCGCCCATGGTGCGGGAGGGCAATGCCCTCAAGCCGACCACGTGGGACAAGGCCTACGAACTGCTGGCGCAGAAGCTCGGTGAAGTGAAGTCGAAGGGGCAGGCCGGCAATGTCGTGTTCATCAACCAGCACGAGACGGGCACCTTCCCGGGCTTCCTCGATCAGTGGCTGAAGGAGCAGGGCATGCCGGCGCATCTGAGCGTCGACAGCACGGCGCCCATCGCCACGATCGCCGCCAACCAGAAGGCGTACGGTGCGGCGTGGCCGGCGCTCGATTTTGGCGCGGCGAAACTGGTCGTGAGCTTCGGGGCCGACTTCCTCGACAGCTGGGGCCACAGCGTGCCGCAGCAGCTCGACTGGGCCGATGCCCGCGGGAAGCTCGACAGCGCGCCGCGCCTCGTCTACATCGGCGCGCGCCGGTCGCTGACGGGCCTCAACGCCGATCAGTGGATCGCGGCGAAGCCGGGCAGCGAAATGGCCATCTGCGCGGCCCTCACGGGCGCCGGCACGGCCGCTGCGGCCGCGGACGCGGCCAACGTGCCGGTCGCCACCATCGAAGCGCTGGTGAAGGCGGTGGCCGATGCCGGCAACGGCATCATGGCGCTGTGTGGTGTCAGCGGCAACGACGCGGTCGAATGCGGCGTGATGGTGGCGGACATCAACAAGAAGGGCGGCGCGGTCGGCAACACGATCAAGCCCGCCAAGGCGCACGGCGCGTACACCGGTCTCGCCTCGTACGCCGATCTGGCGGCGGCGGTGAAGAACATGGACGCCGGTGCGGTGCCGCTCGCCTTCGTGCGCGGCGCCAACCCCGCGCACACCATGCCCAAGTCGGCCGGTTTCGCGGCGGCGTTCGCCAAGGTCGCCTTCAAGGTGTCGTTCTCGTCGATGCCCGACGAAACGGCGCAGATGGCCGACCTCGTGCTCCCCGACAATCACTGGCTCGAAAGCTGGGGCGATGCGGTCGGGGAAACCGGCCAGATCAGCCTGCAGCAGCCTACGCTCGATTCGGTCTTCGACACCCGCGCCACGGCCGATGTGCTCATCGACCTCGCCAAGAAGGATCAGGCGCTGGCCGCGAAGTACAACGTGGCGAACTTCCGCAGCTGGTACATCAGCAAGTTCCCGGGTGGGGCGTCGGCGTTTGCCACCGCGCTCACCAAGGCGAGCATCGCAGGGGCACCGCTGGTGGCCACCACCACCCGCACCCTGGGCACCACGGCATCGCCGGTGAACGCGGGCGCGGGTGAGTACTTCGTGCAGGTCTATCCGTCGTCCACGCTGGGCGATGGCGCCGGGGCCAACAAGCCCTGGCTGCAGGAGCTGCCCGATCCCGTCACCAAGATCGCCTGGCAGTCGTGGATCGAAGTGCATCCGTCCACCGCCAAGAAGCTCGGCATCAAGGAAGGATCGCACCTCACCGTCGAGACGGCGGCCGGCAAGGTCACCGCGCCGGCGTACATCTACATGGGTGTGCGGGCCGATACCGTGGCCATCGCGCTCGGTCAGGGTCACACGGCGTACGGCCGCTTCGCGCAGAACATCGGCGTCAACGCCTACGACCTCGTGTCGCATGGCTGGGACAGCGCCGGCGGGCTCGCGATCGGCGAAGTGAAGGGCAAGGTCACGGTGGGCGCCGACACGTCGCCGCTCGTGACCACCGAAGGCTCCGCGCGCCAGCATGGACGCGGGATCGCGCAGGCCATGACCCTCGCGGCACTGCTCGGTCAGGAGAGCGAGGACGAGCATGGGCACCACGCCATCCCCGGTCTCCCGTCGCAGGATTTCCGCACCGGCCTCAAGGCGCCGGTGGCCGCCGACGCGCAGGGTGAATACGCCAATCCCCTCTCCAAGGATCAGGGGATGTACTCGGCCGATCACTCGAGCAAGATGGAGAGCCGCCGCTGGGCGATGACCATCGACCTCGCGCGCTGCACCGGTTGCTCGGCCTGCGTGACGGCCTGTTACAGCGAGAACAACATCCCCACGGTGGGTGCCCCGTATCAGGGACGCGCGCTCAGCCCGCTCACGTGGGACGAGCGGCCGGGTGCGAACATCATCAAGGGCCGCGAAATGGCGTGGCTCCGCGTGGAACGCTACTACGAAGGCAACGAGAACACGGAAAACGAGTTCTCGCCCGACTTCGAGACGCGCTTCGTGATGATGATGTGTCAGCACTGCGGCAACGCGCCGTGCGAACCGGTGTGCCCCGTGTACGCCACGTATCACTCGCCCGACGGCCTCAACGTGCAGGTCTACAACCGCTGCGTGGGCACGCGCTACTGCAGCAACAACTGCCCGTACAAGGTCCGCTACTTCAACTGGTTCGGATACGGCGAGCCGGAACGTCGCCAGTACGCCTGGCCGGAGCCGATGCACTGGGGCCTCAACCCCGACGTCACCGTGCGCGGCAAGGGCGTCATGGAGAAGTGCTCCTTCTGCGTGCAGCGTATCCGCGAAGCGGAGCACCGCGCGAAGGCCGAGGAGCGCGATCTCGCGCCCGACGAGTTCACGGTGGCGTGCGCGCAGGCGTGTGCCTCCCGGGCCATCATCTTCGGCGATGCCGCGGATGAGAACTGGACGGTTTCGAAGCTCGCCTACGATCGCCGCGCCTATCACGTGTTCGAGGAACTGAACGCGTACACGGCCGTGGTCTATCTCAAGAAGGTCAACT
- a CDS encoding cytochrome c3 family protein, translating to MTVKKKWTVIPGFLALAAAATLLSAYSGASSSQGLRVEQPVKFVHAPHVQKAGMNCLYCHSSANKSPDPGNASVSTCMGCHTLVKAQSAEIKKVAAYAQKNQPIPWNRVHKVPDYVQFPHFRHVNAGVTCQTCHGNIQGQGAQGPDTNYVPVQQVNSLNMGWCINCHVQGYKPAEGARLAGQQVTPELEAMPAKKARYDCAVCHY from the coding sequence ATGACGGTCAAGAAGAAGTGGACGGTGATTCCCGGGTTCCTCGCGCTGGCCGCAGCGGCCACGCTGCTCTCGGCTTACAGCGGCGCGTCGTCGTCGCAGGGGCTGCGTGTGGAACAACCCGTCAAGTTCGTCCATGCGCCGCATGTGCAGAAGGCAGGCATGAACTGCCTCTATTGCCACAGTTCAGCCAACAAGTCGCCCGATCCGGGCAACGCGTCGGTGTCCACCTGCATGGGCTGTCACACGCTCGTGAAGGCGCAGTCGGCTGAGATCAAGAAGGTCGCGGCGTATGCGCAGAAGAATCAGCCGATTCCCTGGAACCGTGTGCACAAGGTGCCGGACTACGTGCAGTTCCCGCACTTCCGTCACGTGAATGCCGGCGTCACCTGCCAGACATGCCATGGCAACATCCAGGGGCAGGGCGCGCAGGGACCCGATACCAACTACGTACCCGTGCAGCAGGTGAACTCGCTCAACATGGGCTGGTGCATCAACTGTCACGTGCAGGGCTACAAGCCGGCCGAAGGAGCTCGCCTGGCAGGACAGCAGGTGACACCGGAGCTGGAAGCGATGCCCGCGAAGAAGGCGCGTTACGATTGCGCCGTCTGCCACTACTGA
- a CDS encoding amidohydrolase family protein — MSQSVMNVSSATDTVAGAPLGGPEPLIDPHAHFHTPYTNRGDWMRYNQSRLEAGARIGVRCHVASVLGSWGYTSPTYFASPDDQTRANDWMLTFAASEGARVKAYVAVNPNFTTHALHEIERGLARGAIGIKLAAGRRADDVLLDDIAQRAAEARVPVLHHVWQHRRRDWPNQDASDGIELARLAARHPAVTFLLAHIGGGGDWAHTPPAIRDLPNIVMDLSGSGIDRGMIDHALRWIGARRLLWAADLTLCTGLTKLRALAYTGASDEEIADMRWRNAARIFPPGAFDAVLDEGIPAS; from the coding sequence ATGAGTCAGTCCGTCATGAACGTGTCGTCTGCAACCGACACTGTGGCCGGCGCACCGTTGGGTGGACCGGAGCCGCTCATCGACCCGCACGCACACTTCCACACGCCGTACACCAATCGCGGCGACTGGATGCGCTATAATCAGTCGCGTCTCGAGGCTGGCGCACGCATCGGGGTGCGGTGTCACGTGGCCTCGGTGCTGGGTTCGTGGGGGTACACCTCGCCCACGTACTTCGCTTCGCCCGACGATCAGACCCGCGCCAACGACTGGATGCTGACGTTCGCCGCGTCGGAAGGCGCGCGCGTGAAGGCCTATGTGGCCGTGAATCCCAACTTCACGACGCATGCGCTGCACGAGATCGAACGTGGACTCGCCCGCGGAGCCATCGGCATCAAGCTCGCCGCCGGCCGTCGGGCCGATGACGTGCTGCTCGACGACATCGCGCAACGGGCCGCCGAGGCGCGGGTGCCGGTGCTGCATCACGTGTGGCAGCATCGCCGCCGCGACTGGCCCAACCAGGACGCGTCGGATGGCATCGAACTCGCACGACTCGCGGCACGACATCCTGCCGTCACGTTTCTCCTCGCCCACATCGGCGGCGGCGGCGACTGGGCGCACACCCCGCCGGCCATTCGCGATCTTCCCAACATCGTCATGGATCTCTCGGGCAGCGGCATCGATCGGGGGATGATCGATCACGCCCTGCGCTGGATCGGCGCGCGGCGTCTGTTGTGGGCCGCCGATCTGACGCTCTGCACCGGCCTCACCAAACTGCGGGCTTTGGCGTACACGGGGGCGTCGGACGAGGAGATCGCCGACATGCGCTGGCGGAACGCCGCGCGGATCTTCCCGCCCGGCGCGTTCGATGCGGTCCTCGACGAGGGCATTCCGGCATCATGA
- a CDS encoding aminotransferase class III-fold pyridoxal phosphate-dependent enzyme, whose translation MTRTIAFGEDPDDGWRSRAADVIPGGCSTGSKRPEALYGSRAFDAALPTHFESAHGCTLWSTDGRRFIDLGMALGAVGIGYADPAITQAVQEAAAQGNVSSLPHRLEVEVAERLIEVIPCAEQVRFLRTGAEATAAAVRIARTVTGRQRVVACGYFGWLDWSSDAAGVSPDVRRAVTWIPFNDRDALRAAVYDGAAETPAAIIIEPLVHEIASREWLQAARDAADATGALLIFDEVKTAFRVRTGGVQSLHDVVPDLTALGKALANGYPLAAVVGRAGVMEEATRTWISSTAATEATGLAAASAVLEWHERLDICERMASAGGLLQEIVGRALEEAPWVGVQVAGPPMMWRLVSDVPERIDALVAAAARGGVLLKRGAYQFGAMAHDDSACEDVARVLPEVMQELLPGPRRS comes from the coding sequence ATGACCCGCACCATTGCCTTCGGGGAGGATCCCGACGACGGATGGCGCTCGCGCGCCGCGGATGTCATTCCCGGGGGATGCTCCACGGGCAGCAAACGCCCCGAGGCTCTCTACGGCTCGCGGGCCTTCGATGCCGCGCTGCCCACGCATTTCGAGAGTGCACACGGCTGCACGCTCTGGAGCACCGACGGACGGCGGTTCATCGATCTTGGCATGGCGCTCGGCGCCGTCGGGATCGGGTATGCCGACCCTGCCATCACGCAGGCGGTGCAGGAGGCCGCGGCGCAGGGCAATGTGTCGTCGTTGCCGCACCGGCTCGAGGTGGAGGTGGCCGAACGGCTCATCGAAGTGATCCCCTGCGCGGAGCAGGTGCGGTTTCTGCGCACGGGCGCCGAGGCGACGGCGGCCGCGGTGCGCATTGCCCGCACGGTCACGGGGCGTCAGCGGGTGGTGGCGTGCGGGTATTTCGGCTGGCTCGATTGGTCGAGTGACGCGGCGGGTGTGTCCCCCGACGTCCGCCGGGCCGTCACCTGGATTCCGTTCAACGACCGTGACGCATTGCGCGCGGCGGTGTACGACGGAGCGGCCGAGACGCCGGCCGCGATCATCATCGAACCGCTCGTGCACGAGATCGCGTCGCGTGAGTGGTTGCAGGCGGCACGTGACGCCGCCGATGCCACCGGTGCCCTGCTCATCTTCGACGAAGTGAAGACGGCATTTCGTGTGCGTACCGGCGGCGTGCAATCGCTGCACGATGTCGTGCCCGATCTCACCGCCCTCGGCAAGGCGCTCGCGAATGGCTATCCACTGGCCGCCGTGGTGGGCCGCGCCGGTGTGATGGAAGAGGCCACGCGCACCTGGATTTCCTCCACCGCGGCCACCGAAGCCACGGGACTGGCCGCGGCCAGCGCGGTGCTCGAATGGCACGAGCGACTCGACATCTGTGAACGCATGGCCAGTGCCGGTGGCCTGCTGCAGGAGATCGTGGGCCGTGCTCTCGAGGAAGCGCCGTGGGTGGGGGTGCAGGTGGCCGGTCCACCCATGATGTGGCGGCTGGTGTCCGATGTGCCTGAACGGATCGACGCGCTGGTGGCTGCCGCGGCGCGCGGTGGTGTGTTGCTCAAGCGCGGCGCGTATCAGTTCGGCGCGATGGCGCATGACGACAGCGCCTGCGAAGACGTCGCGCGTGTGCTTCCCGAGGTGATGCAGGAGTTGCTCCCCGGTCCCCGTCGATCATGA
- a CDS encoding RNA methyltransferase: MTDSILNAVTVVLYESQDSINIGGVVRAMKNMGVRDLRLIRPRPYDPTRVEQVAHDTRDIVERIRHFETIDEALADCVYVVGFSGRRQAARWARHTPRSAAVDLLEHAQVGRVAIMFGREDHGLPNEALDRSHAICTIPTTEHFSLNVAQACLLGLYELHMLAGDATKKLPPPRHAAGAPGKEAMEQTFADMRNALDAIAYFGTRNEELVMRTFRSLVFRASPDARELLLIRTASIEVLRTIERESRLAVQRALAEQGHTQHAHTQRAHAEQAHSQADTTVESGQGA; the protein is encoded by the coding sequence ATGACCGATTCGATTCTCAACGCCGTGACGGTGGTGCTCTACGAATCCCAGGATTCGATCAACATCGGCGGCGTGGTGCGGGCCATGAAGAACATGGGCGTCCGCGATCTGCGTCTCATCCGCCCCCGGCCCTACGACCCCACGCGCGTGGAGCAAGTCGCGCACGATACGCGCGATATCGTCGAACGTATCCGGCACTTCGAGACCATCGACGAGGCGCTGGCCGACTGCGTGTACGTGGTGGGATTCTCCGGGCGTCGGCAGGCCGCACGCTGGGCGCGTCACACGCCACGCAGTGCGGCGGTGGACCTGCTCGAGCATGCGCAGGTAGGACGTGTGGCCATCATGTTCGGGCGCGAGGATCATGGGCTCCCCAACGAGGCGCTCGACCGGTCGCACGCCATCTGCACCATTCCCACCACCGAGCACTTTTCGCTGAACGTGGCGCAGGCGTGTCTGCTGGGCCTCTACGAACTGCACATGCTGGCCGGCGACGCCACGAAAAAGCTGCCGCCGCCCCGGCATGCCGCCGGCGCGCCCGGCAAGGAGGCGATGGAGCAGACGTTCGCCGACATGCGCAACGCCCTCGACGCCATCGCCTACTTCGGCACACGCAACGAGGAACTCGTCATGCGTACGTTCCGCTCGCTGGTGTTCCGGGCCAGTCCCGATGCGCGTGAACTGCTGCTCATTCGCACCGCCAGCATCGAAGTGCTGCGCACCATCGAGCGCGAAAGCCGCCTCGCCGTCCAGCGCGCGCTGGCGGAGCAGGGGCATACCCAACACGCGCACACGCAACGAGCGCACGCGGAGCAAGCCCATTCGCAGGCCGACACGACGGTGGAGAGCGGGCAGGGCGCATGA
- a CDS encoding heparinase II/III family protein — translation MTRLLAFDVQTRRRAVAPGGVFAALADGLAAELVPLQQAAALPIPDGKARLTRIGGRCPVHGVLLEFDPWQPRSHRCRFCARDYQRPEHDDWWAMNAQLWTVERAVHAAALFLLRGDLAHAELAESILRELADRYDTWPNRDNVLGPSRPFFSTYLESIWLLNACHALSLLETAGRQVVSDVVRDRLLTPSSALIAGFPEGRSNRQVWNDIAILSAWTLLGREREVDARLTAPQSLPWLLEHGLLADGSWYEGENYHLFAHRGLWYGVQWLRATGRMLPAVLDERFHRGFLTPFVGVLPDETLPARRDAQYAVSIRQWRIAEYCELGQAYRADPVLAALLSRLYAPGVDASVFPRAGRRLSTADAERHDAPGPLSRADLSWRALLMADAHTKTTPATASGASRQTVDGSAGTSTEASGTLLTLPSACLPSQGLAVIRRDGGQVYVALEGGETGGGHGHPDRLALTLQTNTERWLDDPGTGSYVERTLHWYRSTLAHHAPLVNGRSQQRKPATLLAFEDRGGAGWIRKRVHDIAPGVIVTRTVVVCDGHLVDVLEWEAPESVVITLPVAGAATVPSVAAWEPTIREGAGGLEDGFDFLRRVEQARLAIAVDADERSGVDAGAGATTSSAGVPVELVPRTTGGDGPDSERGAEQIADATQVWYAASAPMRLLRADAPSPPLGAGSAGAAATGTSVNDPGQDPSLRMVPRHWLEVTGTRGCIVGVWSWALHERHGSPSAVHRVSFPRLSPAGSPLASHAPSDAVVRIETVDGTISEHRPTDTGWQIALTARHARSSIDLDALASAAAPAVDTVAPAPAPDGDSDTGTPSSLAERPSITVPRSGRAAVPSLREPLTGATVVTLAASNYRPTEWPWSATHAPSARVALLCTDDVLVARLSMRLGMTGEAPPASPRWGTGSTAAMPDNPLDNERADVNVSGVQWYVTGDGRTWNAAGLVALLGGEPHGTPEPAGVRLTALVNTDNRPEPVGQPTCQWQSHPDGWDLQLVWSLAALPVTEANGHGHRVVGFQLVINEAIDGRERRLGQLVLGGGGGFAYLRGDREDPRSALTLHLP, via the coding sequence ATGACCCGGCTGCTCGCCTTCGATGTGCAGACTCGGCGTCGGGCCGTTGCGCCCGGCGGGGTGTTCGCCGCACTGGCGGATGGCCTCGCGGCGGAACTCGTGCCGCTGCAGCAGGCCGCAGCACTCCCCATTCCCGACGGAAAGGCGCGACTCACCCGGATTGGCGGCCGGTGTCCCGTGCATGGCGTGTTGCTGGAGTTCGATCCCTGGCAGCCCCGATCGCATCGCTGCCGTTTCTGTGCGCGTGATTACCAGCGCCCGGAGCACGACGACTGGTGGGCCATGAATGCACAGCTCTGGACGGTGGAACGGGCGGTGCATGCCGCGGCGCTGTTCCTGTTGCGCGGAGACCTCGCGCACGCGGAGCTGGCCGAGTCGATCCTGCGGGAACTCGCCGACCGGTATGACACATGGCCCAATCGCGACAACGTGCTCGGGCCTTCGCGTCCGTTCTTCAGCACGTATCTCGAATCGATCTGGCTGTTGAACGCCTGTCATGCGTTATCGTTGCTGGAAACGGCGGGACGGCAGGTCGTGAGTGATGTCGTCCGCGACCGGCTGCTCACACCATCCAGTGCGCTCATTGCCGGATTTCCCGAGGGGCGTTCCAATCGGCAGGTGTGGAACGATATCGCGATCCTGAGTGCCTGGACGCTGCTGGGGCGTGAGCGGGAGGTCGACGCGCGACTGACGGCGCCACAATCGTTGCCCTGGTTGCTGGAACACGGATTGCTGGCCGATGGCAGTTGGTACGAAGGCGAGAACTACCATCTCTTCGCCCATCGCGGACTGTGGTATGGGGTGCAGTGGCTGCGGGCTACCGGTCGGATGTTGCCGGCCGTGCTCGATGAGCGGTTCCATCGCGGCTTTCTCACGCCGTTCGTGGGAGTGTTGCCCGACGAAACACTGCCCGCACGCCGGGACGCGCAGTATGCCGTGTCGATACGTCAGTGGCGCATCGCGGAGTACTGCGAACTCGGGCAGGCGTATCGGGCGGACCCGGTCCTCGCGGCGCTGCTGTCACGTCTCTATGCACCCGGTGTCGATGCCTCGGTTTTTCCGCGCGCCGGTCGACGTCTTTCCACCGCCGACGCCGAGCGTCATGATGCGCCAGGACCGTTGTCGCGGGCCGATCTGTCGTGGCGGGCGTTGCTCATGGCGGATGCACACACGAAGACCACGCCGGCGACGGCATCGGGTGCATCGAGGCAGACCGTGGACGGCTCGGCCGGAACTTCGACGGAGGCGTCAGGAACCCTGTTGACGTTGCCGAGTGCCTGTCTGCCATCGCAGGGATTGGCCGTCATCCGTCGCGACGGAGGGCAGGTGTATGTCGCGCTGGAAGGTGGCGAGACCGGTGGAGGTCATGGGCATCCCGATCGGCTTGCGCTCACCTTGCAGACCAACACGGAGCGCTGGCTCGATGACCCCGGCACGGGCAGTTATGTGGAGCGTACACTGCACTGGTATCGCAGCACGCTCGCCCATCACGCGCCCCTGGTGAATGGCCGGTCGCAGCAGCGGAAGCCGGCCACGTTGCTGGCGTTCGAGGACCGCGGTGGTGCGGGCTGGATCCGCAAACGTGTACACGATATCGCGCCTGGGGTGATCGTCACCCGCACGGTGGTGGTGTGTGACGGGCACCTCGTGGATGTGCTGGAATGGGAGGCGCCGGAATCGGTGGTGATCACGCTGCCGGTCGCGGGCGCGGCCACGGTGCCGTCAGTGGCCGCGTGGGAGCCCACGATCCGCGAGGGCGCGGGTGGTCTCGAAGACGGCTTCGATTTTTTGCGCCGGGTGGAGCAGGCGCGCCTGGCCATTGCCGTCGATGCCGATGAGCGTTCCGGAGTGGACGCCGGCGCGGGCGCCACGACGTCATCGGCCGGTGTTCCCGTCGAACTCGTGCCGCGCACCACGGGAGGCGACGGACCAGACTCCGAACGAGGCGCCGAACAAATCGCCGACGCGACACAGGTATGGTATGCCGCGAGTGCGCCCATGCGCCTGTTGCGGGCGGATGCGCCGTCACCGCCCCTCGGTGCGGGAAGCGCCGGGGCCGCGGCGACCGGGACATCGGTCAACGACCCAGGGCAGGATCCGTCGCTACGCATGGTCCCACGCCACTGGCTCGAAGTGACCGGCACACGGGGCTGCATCGTGGGCGTATGGAGCTGGGCGCTGCATGAACGGCATGGCAGCCCATCCGCGGTGCACCGTGTGTCCTTTCCCCGACTGTCACCTGCCGGCTCTCCCCTCGCCAGCCATGCGCCCTCCGATGCAGTGGTCCGCATCGAAACGGTGGATGGCACGATCAGTGAACACCGCCCGACCGACACCGGCTGGCAGATCGCGCTGACGGCACGACACGCGCGCAGCAGCATCGATCTCGATGCACTCGCGTCGGCGGCGGCACCAGCGGTCGATACCGTCGCACCCGCACCCGCACCCGACGGGGATTCCGATACGGGGACTCCATCGTCCCTGGCCGAACGTCCATCCATCACCGTGCCACGATCAGGCCGGGCGGCAGTCCCGTCGTTACGGGAGCCACTGACCGGGGCGACGGTGGTCACGCTTGCGGCGTCCAACTATCGGCCCACCGAGTGGCCATGGAGCGCCACCCACGCTCCGTCGGCGCGTGTGGCGCTGCTGTGTACCGACGACGTGCTGGTGGCCCGCCTCTCCATGCGGCTGGGGATGACCGGCGAGGCGCCGCCGGCTTCGCCGCGCTGGGGCACCGGCTCGACGGCCGCCATGCCGGACAATCCGCTCGACAACGAACGGGCGGATGTGAACGTGAGCGGCGTACAGTGGTACGTCACCGGCGATGGGCGCACCTGGAATGCCGCCGGTCTGGTGGCGCTGCTCGGCGGTGAACCACATGGCACTCCCGAGCCCGCAGGTGTCCGACTCACGGCGCTGGTGAACACGGACAATCGACCCGAACCCGTGGGTCAGCCCACGTGTCAGTGGCAATCGCACCCCGATGGCTGGGATCTCCAGCTGGTCTGGTCGCTGGCTGCCCTACCAGTCACGGAGGCCAATGGACATGGACATCGGGTGGTCGGCTTTCAACTCGTGATCAACGAAGCCATCGACGGACGCGAACGACGCCTCGGCCAACTGGTCCTGGGCGGGGGAGGAGGCTTTGCCTACCTGCGTGGTGACCGGGAGGACCCGCGGAGCGCCTTGACGTTGCATCTGCCCTGA